The following proteins are encoded in a genomic region of Litorilinea aerophila:
- a CDS encoding carbohydrate ABC transporter permease — protein MSGKTTTLAERPALGRWRRWRPDQQWEGYLFLLPSFIGFLVFTALPILGSLALSFMRWNLLTPPEFVGLANYTQLLNQDPIFRRVAFNTAYFIVTIVPLQLVLSLLLAVALNQPLRGIQVYRLIYFMPVVATIVAAALVFQWMFNRDFGIISAFIWKVGEWTGMPVSPPDWLNSTTWARPAVVILTLWKNVGFSMVIYLAGLQAIPKELYDAAHVDGANAWHRFRYITVPMVSPTTFFLAIILMIGAFQLFSEPYVMTRGGPAQATLTIVYYIYQNAFEFGRMGKAAAIAWVLFIFIFIFTYIQTRLQRRWVHYEAGEG, from the coding sequence TTGAGCGGAAAGACCACAACCCTGGCCGAGAGGCCGGCCCTGGGGCGCTGGCGACGGTGGCGGCCGGATCAGCAGTGGGAGGGCTATCTCTTCCTGTTACCCAGCTTTATCGGCTTCCTCGTCTTCACCGCGCTGCCCATCCTGGGGTCCCTGGCCCTCAGCTTCATGCGCTGGAACCTGTTGACTCCGCCGGAGTTTGTGGGCCTGGCCAACTATACCCAACTTCTGAACCAGGACCCCATCTTCCGCCGGGTGGCCTTCAACACCGCCTACTTCATCGTCACCATCGTCCCCCTTCAACTGGTCCTGAGCTTGCTGCTGGCCGTGGCCCTCAACCAGCCCTTGCGGGGTATCCAGGTCTATCGGCTGATCTACTTCATGCCGGTGGTGGCCACCATCGTGGCCGCGGCCCTGGTCTTCCAGTGGATGTTCAACCGGGACTTCGGCATCATCAGCGCCTTCATCTGGAAGGTGGGTGAGTGGACCGGTATGCCCGTCAGCCCGCCGGATTGGCTCAACAGCACCACCTGGGCCCGGCCGGCCGTGGTGATCCTGACCCTGTGGAAAAACGTGGGCTTCAGCATGGTCATCTACCTGGCCGGGCTGCAGGCCATTCCCAAGGAGCTGTACGACGCCGCCCATGTGGACGGCGCCAATGCCTGGCATCGCTTCCGCTACATCACCGTGCCCATGGTGAGCCCCACCACCTTCTTCCTGGCCATCATCCTGATGATCGGCGCGTTCCAGCTCTTCAGCGAGCCCTATGTCATGACCCGGGGCGGGCCGGCCCAGGCCACCCTGACCATCGTCTACTACATCTACCAGAACGCCTTCGAATTTGGCCGTATGGGCAAGGCAGCCGCCATTGCCTGGGTGCTCTTCATCTTCATTTTCATCTTCACGTACATCCAGACCCGCCTGCAGCGCCGGTGGGTCCACTACGAAGCGGGGGAGGGTTAG
- a CDS encoding carbohydrate ABC transporter permease codes for MLRSQAAAPAPRRRHRFQLRHLLLHGLLLAGSGLMLLPFLWMLSTSLKEPAEIFTYPPIWIPSRLAWENYVEAVRAMPFGRFYLNSLVVATGITVLQLLTASLAGFAFARLRFRGRDALFLLYLATLMIPFQVTMIPNFILVRYLRWYDTYQALILPPAFSAFSTFLMRQYLLSIPLELDEAARVDGASSWRIWGQIIMPLSGPVVATLTIFIFLNAWNDFLWPLVVTNSLEMRTLPVGLSTFQGQYNVQWHLLMAGSVIALAPVLAIYMMGQNWFVEGITLSGMGGR; via the coding sequence ATGCTCCGATCCCAGGCTGCCGCGCCGGCCCCGCGTCGCCGGCACCGTTTTCAGCTCCGTCACCTGCTCCTGCACGGGCTGCTTCTGGCCGGCAGTGGTCTCATGTTGCTCCCCTTTTTGTGGATGCTCAGCACCTCCCTGAAGGAGCCGGCGGAAATTTTCACCTACCCGCCCATTTGGATCCCCAGCCGTCTGGCCTGGGAGAACTACGTGGAGGCAGTCCGGGCCATGCCCTTCGGCCGCTTCTACCTCAACAGCCTGGTGGTGGCCACGGGGATCACCGTCCTGCAGCTGCTAACGGCATCCCTGGCCGGCTTCGCCTTTGCCCGGCTGCGCTTCCGGGGGCGGGATGCGCTCTTCCTGCTCTACCTGGCCACCCTCATGATCCCCTTTCAGGTGACCATGATCCCCAACTTCATCCTGGTCCGCTATTTGCGCTGGTACGACACCTACCAGGCCCTGATCCTACCGCCCGCCTTTTCGGCCTTCAGCACCTTTCTCATGCGCCAGTACCTGCTGAGCATCCCCCTGGAGCTGGATGAAGCGGCGCGGGTGGACGGCGCTTCGTCCTGGCGCATCTGGGGACAGATCATCATGCCCCTGAGCGGGCCGGTGGTAGCCACCCTGACCATTTTCATCTTCCTCAACGCCTGGAACGACTTCCTCTGGCCGCTGGTGGTCACCAACTCCCTGGAGATGCGCACCCTGCCCGTGGGTCTCAGCACCTTCCAGGGGCAATACAACGTCCAGTGGCACTTGCTGATGGCCGGATCGGTCATCGCGCTGGCGCCGGTGCTGGCTATCTACATGATGGGGCAAAATTGGTTCGTGGAGGGGATTACCCTCTCGGGCATGGGCGGGCGGTAG
- a CDS encoding glycosyltransferase family protein, whose amino-acid sequence MPVDLAQNLFPWRSGDPHPLQNWLISDPLYNFYPYLVHAVDTLRKNGEWPLWNPYVLLGHPVFANPNAQHLYPVFVLLGLLAGAARGWALGLWLHALLAAGLTYGFLREFGCSRRAAILGGFTYALSGYMVIWFESHFRISTLSWLPGVLWAFECAVHRYRFRYVVFAALAMALAILGGQLQFVATFSLFLSFYAIGRILEAFQQHPGKTSFWPLVVFGSILGLGILLASVQIWPFAEFLGLSHRSDGLGLQDPLPWRQLITLIIPDFYGNPASIGPYWGAINFSEGTIYAGLPALVLAILSPFCNAKFRVRYLSLLTILMLLFIIGAPGVQLLNTFPLFNYTSLHRSTFLLPLLVALLAATTLSAPQIPIRAALITSVLLCVSVGAAFLGNWGEAQTHWLELRRPIFLFGTWLFATFLLLTLRAYLPTKRNLVDWAIVVLVFVDLYTFGSHFNPTGAISELLPPTPAIEFLQTQVGLHRVVAYQRDDQVLFGPSVLSLYGIAEPGGYSSLIPERYRALIEQGDPNLDVWWMVPNRNIVAFSYPSRRLLDILGVAYAISPTSLTDPILRAEIAVDDCVGDSGEIKGTHVVRGQFTVRDTAINRVDLHFRVYQPEQASGILVVRMWRGSYEGQLIMENRVDATLLQDKEKISLYLSPEFNAPGHVYTWEIAPDDGTLHTGVGLCTDAAGQPAIAVYGADWMEIYQGEVFVHQRLAPLPRAYIVYATEYIPDDAQAVRRLLDESFDLRNVAITAERVNLPATPLQPATPAEIVTYKDTQIVIRTVADTQGLLVLSDQFYPGWQAFIDGEPASIVRVNHVLRGVIMPPGEHQVIFRFAPGSLRFGGLLSLLGIIISVSLIIWDDRLSLNLIRLTSWR is encoded by the coding sequence ATGCCCGTGGATCTGGCGCAAAATCTTTTTCCATGGCGTTCAGGTGATCCACACCCTCTGCAAAACTGGCTTATTTCAGACCCCCTATACAATTTCTATCCATACTTGGTCCATGCCGTTGATACGCTTCGTAAAAACGGGGAGTGGCCGTTATGGAACCCCTATGTTCTTCTTGGCCACCCTGTTTTCGCCAATCCTAACGCTCAGCATCTGTATCCAGTATTTGTTCTACTCGGCCTCTTGGCGGGAGCAGCCCGCGGGTGGGCGCTTGGATTGTGGCTTCACGCCTTGTTAGCTGCTGGACTCACCTATGGTTTCTTACGAGAGTTTGGATGCTCCCGCCGGGCGGCAATTCTGGGAGGGTTCACCTATGCCCTGAGCGGCTACATGGTTATTTGGTTTGAGTCGCATTTTCGGATCAGTACGCTTAGCTGGTTGCCTGGCGTCCTATGGGCTTTTGAATGCGCCGTGCATCGCTATCGTTTCCGTTATGTTGTTTTTGCAGCACTGGCGATGGCATTAGCTATTCTTGGCGGACAATTACAATTCGTTGCTACATTCTCTCTATTCTTGAGCTTTTACGCCATTGGGCGAATATTGGAAGCCTTTCAACAGCATCCAGGGAAAACATCGTTCTGGCCACTGGTAGTTTTCGGAAGCATCCTTGGGCTAGGGATCCTCTTGGCATCTGTCCAAATCTGGCCATTTGCTGAATTCCTGGGACTTAGCCATCGTTCTGATGGCCTGGGATTGCAAGATCCCTTACCATGGCGCCAGCTAATTACCCTAATCATCCCTGATTTTTATGGAAACCCAGCTAGTATTGGCCCTTATTGGGGTGCTATAAATTTTAGCGAAGGGACTATTTACGCCGGGCTACCGGCTTTGGTTTTGGCTATTCTGTCACCTTTTTGCAATGCTAAATTCCGGGTGAGGTACCTGTCGTTATTAACCATTTTAATGCTTCTCTTTATTATCGGAGCCCCGGGTGTGCAACTCCTGAACACCTTTCCTCTTTTCAATTACACCTCACTCCACCGTTCTACATTTCTTTTACCTTTGCTGGTTGCATTATTGGCAGCTACCACCTTGAGTGCACCCCAAATTCCTATCCGCGCCGCATTGATTACCAGTGTTCTATTATGTGTGAGTGTGGGCGCAGCTTTCTTAGGCAATTGGGGTGAGGCCCAAACACACTGGTTGGAGTTACGCCGCCCCATTTTCCTCTTCGGGACGTGGCTTTTTGCCACATTTTTACTCCTGACACTCCGAGCCTATCTTCCAACGAAACGTAATTTGGTCGATTGGGCCATTGTCGTCCTTGTTTTTGTGGACTTATACACGTTCGGTAGTCACTTCAATCCGACAGGGGCAATCTCCGAGCTATTGCCACCAACACCAGCTATTGAATTTCTGCAAACCCAAGTCGGGCTCCATCGCGTCGTTGCCTATCAGCGAGATGATCAGGTACTTTTTGGCCCCAGCGTACTTTCATTGTATGGCATTGCAGAACCGGGGGGATACTCCTCACTGATCCCAGAACGATACCGGGCGTTGATTGAACAAGGTGATCCAAATCTCGACGTTTGGTGGATGGTTCCCAATCGTAATATTGTCGCCTTCAGTTATCCCTCACGGCGGCTGTTAGACATCTTGGGGGTAGCCTATGCTATCTCGCCAACTTCATTAACAGATCCCATATTACGGGCAGAAATTGCTGTTGATGATTGTGTGGGAGACAGTGGCGAGATAAAGGGCACCCATGTCGTCCGTGGGCAATTCACCGTACGGGATACAGCCATTAATCGAGTGGATCTACACTTCCGTGTTTACCAACCCGAACAGGCATCCGGTATTCTGGTTGTACGGATGTGGAGAGGCTCTTACGAAGGCCAACTGATCATGGAAAATCGTGTAGATGCCACACTTTTGCAAGATAAGGAAAAGATCTCTCTTTACCTATCTCCAGAATTCAACGCCCCAGGACACGTCTACACATGGGAAATCGCACCGGATGACGGAACGTTACACACAGGTGTCGGCCTCTGTACAGATGCGGCAGGGCAACCAGCTATCGCCGTATATGGAGCAGATTGGATGGAAATCTACCAAGGTGAGGTTTTTGTCCACCAACGTTTGGCACCGCTTCCCAGAGCTTATATCGTCTATGCAACAGAATACATTCCGGATGATGCCCAAGCAGTGCGTCGGTTGCTAGATGAATCCTTCGACTTGCGCAATGTAGCGATCACCGCAGAACGAGTAAACTTACCTGCAACCCCTCTACAGCCTGCCACCCCAGCGGAGATAGTTACATACAAAGATACCCAGATCGTGATCCGTACAGTAGCAGACACACAAGGACTACTGGTTTTGAGTGATCAGTTTTACCCAGGTTGGCAAGCCTTTATAGATGGGGAACCGGCCTCTATTGTGCGGGTAAATCACGTCTTGCGGGGTGTAATCATGCCGCCTGGAGAACATCAGGTGATTTTTCGTTTTGCGCCCGGCTCATTACGGTTTGGAGGATTGCTGAGCTTGCTTGGGATCATTATATCGGTAAGTCTCATAATATGGGACGACCGCCTCTCGCTTAACCTCATCCGCTTGACCTCATGGAGATAA
- a CDS encoding GntR family transcriptional regulator: MSDASASPLLRDLAYEKIKEAIRSAKLQPGEALSETGLSKLLGISRTPVREALQALAQEGLVQIIPGRAVTVAAPSFEEVMDAIHVRYLLEPEVARLVAQNLSDEQLATLAQAVQAMEKAVEQKDRAAWSAHDNVFHTTLSQACPNRLLGEMALQTRNRIAFLAINVKDNDERLAACTAEHRAIVEKLMAGDAEGAEEAMRYHLRMLRDSIFQRYTHPY, translated from the coding sequence ATGAGTGACGCCTCAGCCTCTCCCCTTTTGCGCGATCTGGCCTACGAGAAGATCAAGGAGGCCATCCGTTCAGCCAAATTGCAGCCGGGAGAAGCCCTTTCGGAAACAGGGCTCTCTAAGTTGCTTGGTATTAGCCGGACCCCCGTGCGGGAGGCCCTCCAGGCCCTGGCACAAGAAGGCCTGGTCCAGATCATTCCTGGACGAGCAGTTACGGTTGCCGCGCCATCCTTCGAGGAAGTGATGGATGCCATTCACGTCCGCTACTTGTTGGAACCTGAAGTCGCCCGCCTGGTCGCTCAAAATCTCAGCGACGAACAGCTAGCTACCCTGGCGCAGGCTGTCCAGGCCATGGAAAAGGCTGTCGAGCAGAAAGATCGGGCGGCCTGGTCGGCCCATGATAATGTCTTCCATACCACCCTCAGCCAGGCATGCCCGAATCGTCTTCTAGGAGAGATGGCGCTACAAACCCGAAATCGTATCGCGTTTTTGGCCATCAATGTCAAAGATAACGATGAACGGCTGGCTGCCTGTACGGCAGAGCACAGGGCCATTGTAGAGAAACTCATGGCTGGAGATGCGGAAGGTGCAGAGGAGGCCATGCGATACCATCTGCGCATGCTTCGGGATAGCATTTTCCAGCGCTATACCCACCCCTATTGA
- a CDS encoding extracellular solute-binding protein has translation MKGKLQFLAILLLFSLLAACAPQAAPEGTPAQGEAAAETEGENAAPQVSELKILWAQWDPADYLQQIGNLYEQETGIKVSVIQEPWGSFGDRFFTEMAASGDAWDIVVGDSQWLGQGATQGHYIELTDFLVSTGIADSVTPATLTYYGEYPTGSGRYWAYPTEGDALGWAYRKDLFENPENKAAFQEQYGYELDVPQTFEQLMDIAKFFTRPEEGLYGVAIYTQKDYDAITMGMESVMFSYGGDWKDEDYNVMGVVNSPENVAAVQYYKELYDCCQVPGLSNAFFTEANDALISGQAALIMNYFAFFPALASSGINPYADVTGYFPNPAGPGGAQHAALGGQGMSIISYISPERQEAAKAFIQWFAQEEIQMKWAELGGYTCNANVLQTDAFLNATPFNPAFATSMTMVKDFWNIPEYGQLLEVTQREFSRFVVEGQGTAQETMDTIAAEHDRILRQAGYLE, from the coding sequence ATGAAGGGGAAGCTGCAGTTTTTGGCTATTTTGTTATTGTTCAGTTTATTGGCCGCCTGTGCCCCTCAGGCCGCGCCAGAAGGTACACCGGCCCAGGGCGAAGCTGCCGCCGAAACTGAAGGCGAGAACGCGGCCCCTCAAGTCAGCGAACTCAAAATTCTATGGGCACAATGGGATCCGGCCGATTACCTGCAGCAGATCGGCAACCTCTACGAACAGGAGACCGGCATCAAAGTCAGCGTGATCCAGGAGCCCTGGGGATCCTTTGGTGACCGTTTCTTCACGGAGATGGCCGCCAGCGGAGACGCCTGGGACATCGTGGTCGGCGACAGCCAGTGGCTGGGCCAGGGAGCTACCCAAGGACACTACATTGAACTCACCGACTTTCTGGTCAGCACCGGAATTGCCGATTCGGTCACGCCGGCAACCCTAACCTACTACGGCGAGTACCCCACGGGCTCCGGTCGCTACTGGGCCTACCCCACAGAAGGCGACGCGCTTGGATGGGCCTATCGGAAGGACCTCTTCGAAAACCCCGAGAACAAGGCCGCGTTTCAGGAACAATACGGCTATGAGCTCGACGTCCCCCAGACCTTTGAGCAATTGATGGATATTGCCAAGTTTTTCACCCGACCCGAAGAGGGCCTCTATGGGGTAGCTATCTACACCCAAAAGGACTACGATGCTATCACCATGGGGATGGAGAGCGTGATGTTCAGTTATGGGGGAGATTGGAAGGACGAGGACTACAACGTCATGGGGGTTGTGAACTCGCCGGAGAACGTGGCTGCGGTCCAGTACTACAAAGAGCTCTATGACTGCTGTCAGGTGCCTGGCCTGAGCAACGCCTTCTTCACCGAGGCCAACGATGCCCTGATCAGCGGCCAGGCCGCACTCATCATGAACTACTTTGCCTTCTTCCCGGCCCTGGCCAGCTCGGGTATCAATCCCTATGCCGATGTGACCGGTTATTTCCCGAACCCGGCTGGTCCTGGCGGTGCCCAACATGCGGCATTGGGAGGCCAGGGCATGAGCATCATCAGCTACATCAGCCCTGAACGGCAAGAGGCAGCCAAAGCCTTCATCCAGTGGTTCGCCCAGGAGGAGATCCAGATGAAGTGGGCTGAACTGGGCGGATATACCTGCAACGCCAATGTCCTCCAGACAGACGCCTTCCTCAACGCCACGCCCTTCAACCCGGCCTTTGCGACATCCATGACCATGGTCAAGGACTTTTGGAACATTCCTGAATACGGCCAGCTCTTGGAGGTAACCCAGCGGGAATTCAGCCGCTTTGTCGTCGAAGGGCAGGGGACCGCTCAAGAGACCATGGACACCATCGCAGCTGAGCACGACCGGATCTTGCGCCAGGCAGGCTATCTCGAGTAG
- a CDS encoding carbohydrate ABC transporter permease has translation MRTTHVHVKQTSYETRHLRWVLSDRAIVHLFIWPTLVLLICMNVFPLFYSLYLSFTDYSAIARQAPRWVGLQNFSDILNDPQLWKYFATTGKYAFFSVGLQVIVGFTLAMLVKEKFRGSGLITTLILLPMMLSPVVVGLFWKLIYNPTFGYFNYLLGFTDPSKGPDMLASRFAGKPVPDLALWAVVIVDVWMWSPFVMLLVLSGLKAIPEYLYEAAAIDRASPWFQFWHITLPQVLPLLLIAILFRTIEAFKAFDLVMGLTGGGPGDQTELIAVNLYRQAFLGQWQTGRASALAYIILIVIIAISNIYIRFLNRLRD, from the coding sequence ATGCGCACTACCCATGTGCATGTCAAACAGACCAGCTACGAGACCAGACACCTGCGTTGGGTTCTCTCAGACCGGGCTATCGTCCACCTCTTCATCTGGCCCACCCTGGTGCTGCTCATCTGCATGAATGTGTTCCCACTCTTTTACAGCCTGTATCTGAGTTTTACAGATTATTCAGCCATCGCTCGACAGGCTCCTCGATGGGTAGGTTTACAGAACTTCAGCGATATTCTCAACGATCCTCAACTTTGGAAGTACTTTGCCACCACAGGGAAATACGCTTTTTTCTCCGTGGGATTACAGGTGATCGTGGGTTTCACCCTGGCCATGTTGGTCAAGGAAAAATTCCGCGGTAGCGGGCTCATCACGACCTTAATCCTGCTCCCCATGATGCTCTCGCCTGTGGTGGTCGGACTTTTCTGGAAGCTTATTTATAACCCCACTTTCGGCTACTTCAACTATCTGTTGGGCTTTACCGATCCGAGCAAAGGGCCGGATATGCTGGCCAGTCGATTTGCCGGCAAGCCGGTGCCCGATCTGGCCCTCTGGGCCGTCGTGATCGTGGACGTGTGGATGTGGAGCCCTTTTGTCATGCTTCTCGTCCTTTCCGGATTAAAGGCCATACCCGAGTACCTCTACGAGGCCGCCGCCATTGACCGGGCAAGCCCCTGGTTTCAGTTCTGGCACATCACCTTGCCCCAGGTGTTGCCACTTCTGTTGATCGCCATCCTGTTCCGTACCATCGAAGCTTTCAAAGCGTTCGACCTGGTTATGGGCTTGACAGGTGGAGGGCCTGGTGACCAGACCGAGCTCATTGCGGTCAACCTGTACCGACAGGCCTTCCTCGGCCAATGGCAGACCGGACGAGCCAGCGCATTGGCCTATATCATCCTGATTGTCATCATCGCCATCAGCAATATTTACATTCGTTTCTTGAATCGCCTGCGTGACTGA
- a CDS encoding carbohydrate ABC transporter permease gives MIMTAFKSRADVVSVPPKIIFEPTLEGFVYLLTERAVVPQSQMAALQAAAEAGELNYFQRIALRTGQIITGPSDYVDRLRNSVIIAGLSTLFSVILGVFAAYAFSRFPIPGKDDLLFFILSTRMLPPVVVTIPLFLMYRQLKLHDTHLGMILLYTVFNLSLAVWLLKGFMDEIPTEYEDAAMVDGYTRFQAFYKIVLPQAATGIAATTVFCLIFAWNEYAFALMLTSDDARTAPPSIATMLGRGGIEWSAIAAGSLGFLIPVVFVTFLLRNHLLRGVTFGAVRR, from the coding sequence ATGATCATGACGGCCTTCAAATCCCGGGCAGATGTGGTTTCTGTTCCCCCCAAGATCATTTTCGAACCTACCCTGGAAGGTTTCGTCTATCTGCTGACCGAACGGGCAGTGGTGCCCCAATCTCAAATGGCAGCGCTGCAAGCCGCGGCCGAAGCGGGGGAACTGAACTACTTCCAACGCATTGCCCTCCGCACGGGACAGATCATTACCGGCCCCAGCGATTATGTGGACCGGCTGCGGAATTCTGTGATCATCGCCGGCCTGTCGACCTTGTTTTCCGTGATCCTGGGGGTATTCGCGGCTTATGCCTTCAGTCGCTTCCCCATACCCGGGAAAGATGATCTCCTGTTTTTTATCCTCAGCACCAGAATGTTGCCGCCTGTGGTGGTCACGATTCCCCTGTTCCTGATGTATCGCCAGCTCAAGCTACACGACACCCACCTGGGCATGATCCTCCTGTATACGGTCTTTAACCTTTCCCTGGCGGTGTGGCTGCTCAAGGGGTTTATGGACGAGATCCCCACCGAGTACGAAGACGCGGCCATGGTGGATGGCTACACCCGTTTCCAGGCTTTTTACAAAATTGTGTTGCCCCAGGCAGCCACAGGCATCGCGGCGACTACGGTGTTCTGCCTCATTTTTGCCTGGAATGAATACGCCTTTGCCCTCATGCTCACCAGCGACGATGCCCGCACGGCCCCGCCCAGCATCGCCACCATGTTGGGCCGGGGCGGTATCGAGTGGTCGGCCATCGCAGCAGGTAGCCTGGGGTTCCTCATCCCTGTCGTGTTTGTGACCTTTCTGCTGCGAAATCACCTCTTGCGCGGAGTCACTTTTGGCGCCGTCCGTCGCTGA
- a CDS encoding ABC transporter ATP-binding protein produces MATIQLDQVEKRFGDYQAVKPMNLTVQDGEFVVLLGPSGCGKTTTLRMISGLEAVSGGKILLNGADITWRHPSERNIAFVFQFYALYPHLSVYDNIAFPLRAERAPRKVVQERVNEVVDLLRIRHLLRMKPGRLSGGDQQRVALARALVRHPAAFLMDEPLGALDAELREVMRSEIKRLHIEHHATTVYVTHDQIEAMAMGDRIVVMSAAEVQQVGTPAEVYHNPANLFVARFIGSPGMNLVTGHCSQGVLHLSNGDQKLPIPAALWSGLAQALQGAEKVIVGFRPEAARLDPQGSLVGEVYAAELQGGYSLLHIAFNGNTIIHIRADREAIYPLGTQVRFGVEPTMLRFFDPTTEKAIRLEEVR; encoded by the coding sequence ATGGCCACCATCCAACTTGACCAGGTCGAGAAACGCTTTGGTGACTATCAGGCAGTCAAGCCCATGAACCTGACCGTTCAGGATGGGGAATTCGTGGTGCTTTTAGGGCCGTCCGGCTGCGGCAAGACCACCACCCTCCGCATGATTTCAGGACTGGAGGCAGTGAGTGGCGGGAAGATCCTGCTCAACGGCGCTGACATCACATGGCGGCACCCCAGTGAACGGAACATTGCCTTCGTCTTCCAATTTTACGCCCTATACCCGCACTTGTCCGTATACGACAACATCGCCTTCCCGTTGCGGGCCGAAAGGGCTCCCCGAAAAGTCGTCCAGGAACGAGTCAACGAAGTGGTGGATCTCCTGCGCATCCGCCACCTTCTGCGCATGAAACCGGGGCGGTTGAGCGGCGGTGACCAACAGCGGGTGGCCCTTGCCAGGGCACTGGTGCGACATCCGGCGGCCTTCCTCATGGATGAGCCCCTGGGCGCCTTGGATGCGGAGCTGCGGGAGGTGATGCGGAGTGAGATCAAACGGCTCCACATCGAGCATCATGCAACTACCGTATATGTCACCCACGACCAGATCGAAGCCATGGCCATGGGGGACCGGATCGTGGTGATGTCTGCTGCCGAGGTCCAACAGGTAGGTACACCGGCAGAGGTTTACCACAACCCGGCCAACCTCTTTGTAGCTCGCTTCATCGGCAGCCCAGGAATGAACCTGGTTACCGGCCATTGTTCTCAAGGGGTGCTCCATCTCTCCAATGGGGATCAGAAACTTCCGATTCCTGCAGCCCTTTGGTCGGGTCTGGCGCAAGCACTGCAAGGGGCAGAGAAAGTGATTGTAGGGTTTCGGCCAGAAGCAGCCCGCCTCGATCCGCAAGGCAGCCTGGTGGGGGAAGTCTACGCGGCCGAGCTCCAAGGGGGCTATTCCCTCCTCCACATTGCCTTCAATGGAAACACCATCATCCATATTCGCGCCGATCGGGAAGCGATTTATCCACTGGGCACGCAAGTACGCTTTGGGGTGGAGCCGACCATGCTGCGATTCTTCGATCCGACGACGGAAAAAGCCATCCGATTGGAGGAGGTACGGTGA
- a CDS encoding ABC transporter ATP-binding protein has translation MSHVELRHISKRFRHVTALQDVSFHVEDGEFLVLLGPTGAGKTTTLRVIAGLERQDTGDVIFDGQVMNQAPPAERDVAFVFQQYSLYPTMTVYDNLAFPLRAPSRRIAEDEIRRRVEEAAEKLRIHHLLSRKTGHLSGGEMQRVAIGRAIVRRPRIFLMDEPLSNLDAKLREALRVELQHLQKSQGSTTLFVTHDQIEALTMADRIVVLNKGQVVQIGTPEEIYDHPATIFVAQLVGTPRINLLQARREDSTIYIEDSTVHVSIPQGAVLPPVLQLGIRPEDIILSEQGTFQGEIVLTEPLGAETVIHVRSGRQTFVSLVTGLSNLRIKEAVRFDLRSEHFHYFDKAGHRIPVPQVPAMAGAESSSPSTREPAPRASERIEP, from the coding sequence GTGAGCCACGTTGAACTGCGACACATCTCCAAACGATTCCGCCATGTTACGGCTTTGCAGGATGTCTCCTTCCATGTGGAGGACGGCGAGTTTTTGGTCCTGCTGGGGCCCACCGGAGCCGGTAAAACCACCACCCTACGCGTCATTGCCGGGCTGGAACGACAGGATACCGGGGATGTAATCTTTGATGGCCAGGTTATGAACCAGGCGCCGCCGGCAGAGCGGGATGTCGCCTTCGTATTCCAACAATATTCTCTCTATCCCACCATGACGGTCTACGATAACCTGGCCTTTCCCCTACGCGCGCCAAGCCGCCGCATCGCCGAAGACGAGATTCGCCGTCGTGTAGAAGAAGCAGCAGAGAAACTTCGCATTCATCACCTGCTGAGCCGCAAGACCGGCCATCTTTCTGGCGGGGAAATGCAACGGGTGGCCATTGGTCGAGCCATCGTGCGCCGGCCACGCATCTTTCTTATGGATGAACCTCTTTCCAATTTGGATGCCAAGCTGCGCGAAGCGTTGCGGGTGGAACTTCAACACCTGCAGAAATCCCAGGGGAGCACCACGCTCTTCGTCACCCACGACCAGATTGAAGCCCTGACCATGGCCGACCGCATTGTGGTACTCAACAAAGGCCAGGTGGTGCAGATTGGCACACCGGAAGAAATCTACGACCACCCCGCGACCATCTTCGTTGCCCAGCTTGTGGGAACCCCCCGGATCAACCTGTTACAGGCCCGACGCGAAGACAGCACCATCTACATTGAAGACAGCACCGTACATGTCTCCATCCCCCAGGGAGCCGTTCTCCCCCCTGTGCTCCAGCTGGGCATTCGTCCAGAGGACATTATCCTCTCGGAGCAGGGAACCTTCCAGGGGGAGATCGTATTGACTGAGCCCTTGGGGGCCGAAACCGTAATCCATGTGCGTTCTGGACGCCAAACCTTCGTCTCCCTGGTCACCGGCCTCTCCAACCTGCGCATCAAGGAGGCGGTACGATTCGACCTGCGGAGCGAACATTTTCACTATTTTGATAAAGCAGGACACCGCATCCCTGTACCGCAAGTCCCAGCCATGGCCGGTGCAGAAAGCTCCTCGCCTTCTACCCGTGAACCTGCGCCCCGTGCATCTGAACGGATTGAACCATGA